The following are encoded in a window of Lacinutrix sp. WUR7 genomic DNA:
- a CDS encoding metal ABC transporter permease, producing the protein MNSAQIEIQLIASLVAIACAIPGTFLVLRKMAMISDAISHSILPGIVIGFFITQDLNSPLLILLAAFTGIITVVLVEYIQKTGLVKEDTAIGLVFPALFSIGVILIAKNANDVHLDVDAVLLGELAFAPFDRLFIGGTDVGPKSLWIIGSILVITIGLLLAFFKELKLSTFDKGLAASLGFSPAIIHYGLMSVASVTTVGAFDAVGAILVVALMIAPAATAYLLTTDLKKMLWLAVGFGVLSAISGYWFAHWLDASIAGSITTMLGFIFLMVFLFAPSKGIIAVMYREKQQRTEVSLLTFLLHLKNHTEERERHVNHLQEHINWQKVRAKTVLDLALKNNMIVVNKNIVSLTKKGDAFTSKAIDYIITNEDAQIEDMKDDFFLFRG; encoded by the coding sequence ATGAATAGTGCGCAAATAGAAATACAACTTATTGCAAGCTTAGTAGCTATTGCTTGCGCGATTCCTGGAACCTTTCTTGTTTTAAGAAAAATGGCTATGATTAGTGATGCCATTAGCCATTCTATCTTGCCAGGAATTGTAATTGGATTCTTTATAACACAAGATTTAAACTCTCCGTTATTAATATTACTAGCCGCGTTTACAGGAATTATTACTGTGGTTTTGGTAGAATATATTCAGAAAACAGGATTGGTAAAAGAAGACACAGCAATTGGTTTAGTTTTTCCTGCGCTGTTTAGTATTGGTGTTATTTTAATTGCTAAAAATGCGAATGATGTACATTTGGATGTCGACGCTGTTTTACTTGGTGAATTAGCCTTTGCTCCTTTTGATAGATTATTTATTGGAGGAACCGATGTTGGTCCGAAATCCCTGTGGATTATTGGTTCAATTTTAGTGATAACTATTGGTTTACTGCTTGCCTTTTTTAAAGAATTAAAACTAAGTACTTTCGATAAAGGTCTTGCAGCTTCTTTAGGTTTTTCACCAGCAATTATTCATTACGGTTTAATGTCCGTAGCATCGGTAACAACAGTTGGTGCTTTTGATGCTGTTGGTGCTATTCTAGTGGTTGCTCTAATGATTGCTCCTGCAGCAACTGCGTATTTACTAACCACAGACTTAAAGAAAATGCTTTGGCTTGCCGTTGGTTTTGGCGTATTAAGCGCTATTTCCGGTTACTGGTTTGCGCATTGGTTAGATGCATCTATCGCAGGATCTATCACTACCATGTTGGGTTTCATTTTCTTAATGGTATTCTTATTTGCACCAAGTAAAGGAATAATTGCCGTAATGTACAGAGAAAAGCAACAACGTACAGAAGTCTCTTTACTAACCTTTTTATTGCATTTAAAAAATCATACCGAAGAACGCGAACGTCATGTAAATCACCTACAAGAACATATTAATTGGCAAAAAGTAAGAGCTAAAACAGTTTTAGATTTGGCGCTTAAAAACAACATGATTGTAGTTAATAAAAACATTGTTTCTCTAACTAAAAAAGGAGATGCTTTCACCTCTAAAGCCATTGATTATATTATTACTAATGAAGATGCACAAATTGAAGATATGAAAGACGATTTCTTCTTGTTTAGAGGTTAA
- a CDS encoding 1-acyl-sn-glycerol-3-phosphate acyltransferase → MRKIIAYPLSCIYYLFFGLALLVFHPIQWFCFNVFGYNAHKKSVDALQFCLMRCVNLLGSRHSFYNAYPLDNSQPVIIVANHQSMSDIPPLMWYFRKHHVKFVSKKELGKGIASVSYNLRHGGSVLIDRKNARQSIVAIRKFGEYIESTNRAAVIFPEGTRSRDGKPKPFHTKGLETLIKYIPSAVIIPVTINNSWKNLRYGKFPLGIGNHLTFTAHKPVQKSDFETQELMLEHIEKTIKNSIKL, encoded by the coding sequence ATGAGAAAAATAATAGCATATCCTTTATCTTGTATTTATTATCTTTTTTTCGGATTAGCATTACTAGTGTTTCATCCAATACAATGGTTTTGTTTTAATGTTTTTGGATACAATGCACATAAAAAAAGTGTAGATGCTTTACAGTTTTGCCTTATGCGATGTGTAAATCTTTTAGGATCTAGACACAGCTTTTATAATGCGTATCCATTAGATAATTCGCAACCTGTAATTATTGTTGCTAACCACCAAAGCATGTCAGACATACCTCCTCTTATGTGGTATTTTAGAAAACACCATGTTAAATTTGTTAGTAAAAAAGAATTAGGAAAAGGCATTGCAAGTGTGTCGTACAACTTACGTCATGGAGGTTCTGTTTTAATTGATAGAAAAAACGCAAGACAATCTATAGTTGCTATTCGTAAATTTGGAGAGTATATTGAGTCTACAAATCGTGCAGCAGTTATTTTTCCAGAAGGCACAAGAAGTCGCGATGGCAAACCAAAACCTTTTCATACTAAAGGATTAGAAACATTAATAAAATATATACCAAGTGCAGTAATTATTCCGGTTACTATAAATAACTCTTGGAAAAACCTACGCTATGGCAAGTTTCCTTTAGGCATAGGAAATCACTTAACTTTTACAGCACATAAACCTGTGCAAAAAAGTGATTTTGAAACCCAAGAATTAATGCTTGAGCATATTGAAAAAACAATAAAAAACAGTATTAAACTATAA
- a CDS encoding TerB family tellurite resistance protein, with translation MSFGKWIGASLGWSFGGPIGAIIGLALGSFVDTLSSGKGFTIGEGGSERGSTQQRQRPNYRSQQQRRAQTTSGDFEVSLLILASVVIKADGVQDQRELDFVRSQFVSMYGKDRANKAFKLFKGISSQTVPLRQVCKQIQQMMDHASRLQLMHFLFGIAKADGMVTEDEEQTIFTIAGYLGISSRDYNSIKAMFYNSSDNAYQILEITKSVTVVEIKKAYRTMAKKYHPDKVAHLGEEHRKGAEEKFKQIQKAYEQLQKERGF, from the coding sequence ATGAGTTTCGGAAAATGGATTGGAGCATCTTTAGGATGGTCTTTTGGAGGACCAATTGGTGCTATTATAGGTTTGGCGCTTGGTAGTTTTGTAGATACATTATCTTCAGGTAAAGGATTTACTATTGGTGAAGGAGGTTCTGAAAGAGGAAGTACACAACAAAGACAAAGGCCAAATTATAGAAGCCAACAACAACGAAGAGCACAAACTACTTCTGGTGATTTTGAAGTCAGTTTACTTATTTTGGCTTCAGTAGTTATAAAAGCAGATGGTGTACAAGACCAACGCGAATTAGATTTTGTACGTAGCCAATTTGTGAGCATGTATGGAAAAGACAGAGCGAACAAAGCATTTAAATTATTTAAAGGTATAAGTAGTCAAACGGTACCATTACGCCAAGTATGTAAACAAATACAACAAATGATGGATCATGCATCGCGTTTGCAATTGATGCATTTTCTATTTGGTATTGCTAAAGCAGATGGTATGGTTACCGAAGATGAAGAACAAACCATTTTTACTATTGCTGGATATTTAGGGATAAGCTCTCGGGATTATAATAGTATTAAAGCGATGTTTTATAACAGTAGCGATAATGCGTATCAGATTTTAGAAATTACAAAATCGGTAACTGTTGTCGAAATTAAAAAGGCATATCGTACCATGGCTAAAAAGTACCATCCAGATAAAGTAGCACATTTAGGTGAGGAACATAGAAAAGGAGCAGAAGAAAAGTTTAAACAAATACAAAAAGCTTACGAACAGCTGCAAAAGGAGAGAGGTTTCTAA
- a CDS encoding BrxA/BrxB family bacilliredoxin: protein MYPAELVKPMREDLTNVGFEELHTVADVDAAIAKEGTTLVVVNSVCGCAAANARPGAKTSLKNAKKPDHIVTVFAGVDKDAVNKAREYMIPFPPSSPCMALFKNGELVHMLERHHIEGRPAEMIAENLIDAYNEHC from the coding sequence ATGTATCCAGCAGAATTAGTAAAACCAATGCGTGAAGATTTAACGAACGTAGGTTTTGAAGAATTACATACCGTTGCAGATGTTGATGCAGCGATTGCAAAAGAAGGAACAACTTTAGTGGTTGTAAATTCGGTTTGTGGTTGTGCAGCGGCAAATGCAAGACCAGGAGCTAAAACAAGTTTAAAAAACGCAAAAAAACCAGACCATATTGTAACGGTTTTTGCAGGTGTAGATAAAGATGCAGTGAATAAAGCTCGTGAATATATGATTCCTTTTCCTCCAAGCTCGCCATGTATGGCTTTGTTTAAAAACGGAGAATTAGTGCATATGCTAGAGCGTCACCATATTGAAGGTAGACCTGCAGAAATGATAGCAGAAAATCTTATAGATGCTTATAATGAGCATTGCTAG